One window from the genome of Penaeus monodon isolate SGIC_2016 chromosome 4, NSTDA_Pmon_1, whole genome shotgun sequence encodes:
- the LOC119572269 gene encoding DNA-directed RNA polymerase III subunit RPC4-like isoform X1: MTEQNEEAKNAVLKSRDKGGTTTPGPSSSMSVRLPSFRGPRDLTLSASSASTPIKPTLITRPRKTFSPNIPVRREKTEKIVESKAEKSQKRNRDRDKKEGGRGRGRGRGKEFVQTTGSLFGEGIAATPQRRAGGGYGFGWGGGGGGGGTGKAGDAGFIHKPVLNLDTVNNIDKDHEDQKLKDLLRDNFIDDPSDLSERDSDEDLFPVQLPMVDTGRGFKEEDVDHDVKIKKTEPIITPDGTEVKSEPADPEEAMAVVNDTAPAVETKDIKKENLLQHTDKKVTMKGGLPAKEKTPEPSVVQLLSGKHKDFMFFQLPNSLPSHPPEIKQEPQTPQQKQSQPSNVSNATAEDEEEKKAQPQYCTLNTLPEGQIGKLKIYKSGKTELWLGEHKLIVNKGTQVGFLQDVVSVETDEEKKSGNMTVLGHIGHRLVCSPDLESLVRQMKT, translated from the exons ATGACTGAACAGAATGAAGAGGCTAAGAATGCTGTATTAAAGAGCCGTGATAAAGGAGGGACCACAACCCCTGGCCCAAGCAGCAGCATGTCTGTTCGTCTGCCTTCCTTCAGAGGCCCTCGTGACCTCACTCTTTCAGCCTCCTCTGCATCTACACCAATTAAACCAACGCTTATTACTAGACCTAGAAAGACGTTTTCACCAAATATTCCTGTTAGaagagaaaaaactgaaaaaattgt AGAATCAAAGGCAGAAAAAAGTCAGAAGCGAAATCGTGACCGTGACAaaaaagaaggtggaagaggaagaggcagaggtcGTGGCAAGGAATTCGTTCAAACGACTGGCTCTCTCTTTGGTGAAG GGATAGCAGCCACCCCCCAAAGACGGGCCGGAGGAGGTTATGGGTTTGggtggggaggtggtggaggcggaggtggaacAGGAAAGGCTGGAGATGCTGGCTTCATTCACAAACCTGTGCTCAATCTGGATACAGTTAATAACATAGATAAG gATCATGAAGACCAAAAGTTGAAAGACCTACTAAGAGACAATTTCATAGATGACCCCAGTGATCTCTCAGAGCGGGACAGTGACGAGGACTTATTCCCCGTCCAGCTCCCAATGGTGGACACGGGTCGAGGCTTTAAGGAAGAGGATGTTGACCATGacgtcaaaataaaaaaaacggagccAATTATCACTCCCGATGGCActgaag TAAAGAGTGAGCCAGCAGATCCTGAAGAAGCCATGGCAGTGGTAAATGACACAGCACCTGCCGTAGAGACGAAAGATATTAAG aaaGAGAATCTACTCCAG CATACAGACAAAAAGGTTACGATGAAGGGAGGCCTACCAGCAAAGGAAAAGACACCAGAACCGTCAGTGGTCCAGCTTTTGTCAGGGAAACACAAGGATTTCATGTTCTTTCAG CTGCCAAACTCCCTTCCCAGTCACCCTCCTGAGATCAAACAGGAGCCGCAAACTCCACAACAGAAACAGTCACAGCCTAGTAATGTTAGCAATGCA ACtgcagaagatgaagaggagaagaaagcgcAACCTCAGTATTGTACTTTAAATACATTACCAGAAGGGCAGATTGGGAAGCTCAAGATATATAAATCAGGGAAGACCGAGTTGTGGTTAGGGGAACATAAGCTTATTGTTAATAAGGGAACTCAGGTTGGGTTTTTGCAG GATGTTGTGAGTGTTGAGacggatgaagaaaagaagagtggAAACATGACTGTTCTTGGGCACATCGGCCATCGGCTTGTTTGCTCTCCAGACTTGGAATCTCTTGTCAGACAAATGAAGACTTAG
- the LOC119572269 gene encoding DNA-directed RNA polymerase III subunit RPC4-like isoform X2, with product MTEQNEEAKNAVLKSRDKGGTTTPGPSSSMSVRLPSFRGPRDLTLSASSASTPIKPTLITRPRKTFSPNIPVRREKTEKIVESKAEKSQKRNRDRDKKEGGRGRGRGRGKEFVQTTGSLFGEGIAATPQRRAGGGYGFGWGGGGGGGGTGKAGDAGFIHKPVLNLDTVNNIDKDHEDQKLKDLLRDNFIDDPSDLSERDSDEDLFPVQLPMVDTGRGFKEEDVDHDVKIKKTEPIITPDGTEVKSEPADPEEAMAVVNDTAPAVETKDIKHTDKKVTMKGGLPAKEKTPEPSVVQLLSGKHKDFMFFQLPNSLPSHPPEIKQEPQTPQQKQSQPSNVSNATAEDEEEKKAQPQYCTLNTLPEGQIGKLKIYKSGKTELWLGEHKLIVNKGTQVGFLQDVVSVETDEEKKSGNMTVLGHIGHRLVCSPDLESLVRQMKT from the exons ATGACTGAACAGAATGAAGAGGCTAAGAATGCTGTATTAAAGAGCCGTGATAAAGGAGGGACCACAACCCCTGGCCCAAGCAGCAGCATGTCTGTTCGTCTGCCTTCCTTCAGAGGCCCTCGTGACCTCACTCTTTCAGCCTCCTCTGCATCTACACCAATTAAACCAACGCTTATTACTAGACCTAGAAAGACGTTTTCACCAAATATTCCTGTTAGaagagaaaaaactgaaaaaattgt AGAATCAAAGGCAGAAAAAAGTCAGAAGCGAAATCGTGACCGTGACAaaaaagaaggtggaagaggaagaggcagaggtcGTGGCAAGGAATTCGTTCAAACGACTGGCTCTCTCTTTGGTGAAG GGATAGCAGCCACCCCCCAAAGACGGGCCGGAGGAGGTTATGGGTTTGggtggggaggtggtggaggcggaggtggaacAGGAAAGGCTGGAGATGCTGGCTTCATTCACAAACCTGTGCTCAATCTGGATACAGTTAATAACATAGATAAG gATCATGAAGACCAAAAGTTGAAAGACCTACTAAGAGACAATTTCATAGATGACCCCAGTGATCTCTCAGAGCGGGACAGTGACGAGGACTTATTCCCCGTCCAGCTCCCAATGGTGGACACGGGTCGAGGCTTTAAGGAAGAGGATGTTGACCATGacgtcaaaataaaaaaaacggagccAATTATCACTCCCGATGGCActgaag TAAAGAGTGAGCCAGCAGATCCTGAAGAAGCCATGGCAGTGGTAAATGACACAGCACCTGCCGTAGAGACGAAAGATATTAAG CATACAGACAAAAAGGTTACGATGAAGGGAGGCCTACCAGCAAAGGAAAAGACACCAGAACCGTCAGTGGTCCAGCTTTTGTCAGGGAAACACAAGGATTTCATGTTCTTTCAG CTGCCAAACTCCCTTCCCAGTCACCCTCCTGAGATCAAACAGGAGCCGCAAACTCCACAACAGAAACAGTCACAGCCTAGTAATGTTAGCAATGCA ACtgcagaagatgaagaggagaagaaagcgcAACCTCAGTATTGTACTTTAAATACATTACCAGAAGGGCAGATTGGGAAGCTCAAGATATATAAATCAGGGAAGACCGAGTTGTGGTTAGGGGAACATAAGCTTATTGTTAATAAGGGAACTCAGGTTGGGTTTTTGCAG GATGTTGTGAGTGTTGAGacggatgaagaaaagaagagtggAAACATGACTGTTCTTGGGCACATCGGCCATCGGCTTGTTTGCTCTCCAGACTTGGAATCTCTTGTCAGACAAATGAAGACTTAG